In Poecilia reticulata strain Guanapo linkage group LG17, Guppy_female_1.0+MT, whole genome shotgun sequence, the following proteins share a genomic window:
- the zte38 gene encoding zebrafish testis-expressed 38 isoform X2, with protein sequence MASGKMRLRGNKEETTEWTGLFINDLKTKQESLVFVKRMMAIAVSSITYLRGIFPECAYRSRYLEDLCIKVLRENSNTPGANKIVKWMMGCFDALEKQYLQIICIGVYTDPKDRNCIIESYQFNFRYTEKGPEMDIVRNNAMGMQVALEDTKRASVLLIRKLFLLLQNLDALPSNVYLTMKLYYYDDVTPADYQPPGFQEGVHDRLWFQGVPVHFKVGQVHTTYHSLRVRVSVEQGHVKKLQEGNYLKEPVRVSLRKEAIKRKGVEDPPSEDESAQFKKPSRPLTKKAAPKSVARKKRRN encoded by the exons ATGGCGTCTGGGAAAATGCGTctgagaggaaacaaagagGAAACTACTGAG TGGACCGGATTATTCATCAATGacttaaaaaccaaacaagagTCTCTGGTCTTTGTCAAGAGGATGATGGCCATCGCAGTCTCTTCCATCACCTACCTGAGAGGGATTTTTCCAGAGTGTGCCTACCGATCCAGGTATCTTGAAG ATTTGTGCATCAAGGTTTTGCGTGAGAACAGCAACACTCCCGGCGCCAACAAAATTGTGAAATG GATGATGGGCTGTTTTGACGCATTAGAGAAACAGTAT CTCCAGATTATATGCATTGGG GTTTACACTGATCCAAAGGACCGTAAC TGCATCATCGAGTCCTACCAGTTCAACTTCAGATACACTGAAAAGGGACCAGAAATGGACATAGTCAG GAACAATGCGATGGGGATGCAGGTGGCACTGGAGGACACCAAGAGAGCCTCTGTGCTGCTCATCAGGAagctcttcctgctgctgcagaacctgGACGCCCTCCCCAGCAATGTCTACCTCACCATGAAGCTCTACTACTACGATGACG TTACCCCTGCAGACTACCAACCACCAGGCTTCCAGGAGGGGGTGCACGACCGGCTGTGGTTTCAAGGGGTTCCAGTGCACTTCAAAGTGGGCCAAGTGCACACAACCTACCACTCCCTGAGGGTCCGAGTGTCTGTGGAGCAAGGCCACGTGAAAAAACTGCAGGAAGGAAACTATCTGAAGGAACCTGTGCGGGTTTCCCTGAGGAAAGAGGCAATCAAG AGAAAAGGCGTTGAAGATCCTCCTTCTGAAGACG agtCTGCGCAGTTCAAGAAACCCAGCAGGCCACTGACTAAG AAAGCTGCTCCGAAATCTGTGGCgagaaagaagaggagaaatTAG
- the zte38 gene encoding zebrafish testis-expressed 38 isoform X1, translated as MASGKMRLRGNKEETTEWTGLFINDLKTKQESLVFVKRMMAIAVSSITYLRGIFPECAYRSRYLEDLCIKVLRENSNTPGANKIVKWMMGCFDALEKQYLQIICIGVYTDPKDRNCIIESYQFNFRYTEKGPEMDIVRNNAMGMQVALEDTKRASVLLIRKLFLLLQNLDALPSNVYLTMKLYYYDDVTPADYQPPGFQEGVHDRLWFQGVPVHFKVGQVHTTYHSLRVRVSVEQGHVKKLQEGNYLKEPVRVSLRKEAIKRKGVEDPPSEDESAQFKKPSRPLTKKKAAPKSVARKKRRN; from the exons ATGGCGTCTGGGAAAATGCGTctgagaggaaacaaagagGAAACTACTGAG TGGACCGGATTATTCATCAATGacttaaaaaccaaacaagagTCTCTGGTCTTTGTCAAGAGGATGATGGCCATCGCAGTCTCTTCCATCACCTACCTGAGAGGGATTTTTCCAGAGTGTGCCTACCGATCCAGGTATCTTGAAG ATTTGTGCATCAAGGTTTTGCGTGAGAACAGCAACACTCCCGGCGCCAACAAAATTGTGAAATG GATGATGGGCTGTTTTGACGCATTAGAGAAACAGTAT CTCCAGATTATATGCATTGGG GTTTACACTGATCCAAAGGACCGTAAC TGCATCATCGAGTCCTACCAGTTCAACTTCAGATACACTGAAAAGGGACCAGAAATGGACATAGTCAG GAACAATGCGATGGGGATGCAGGTGGCACTGGAGGACACCAAGAGAGCCTCTGTGCTGCTCATCAGGAagctcttcctgctgctgcagaacctgGACGCCCTCCCCAGCAATGTCTACCTCACCATGAAGCTCTACTACTACGATGACG TTACCCCTGCAGACTACCAACCACCAGGCTTCCAGGAGGGGGTGCACGACCGGCTGTGGTTTCAAGGGGTTCCAGTGCACTTCAAAGTGGGCCAAGTGCACACAACCTACCACTCCCTGAGGGTCCGAGTGTCTGTGGAGCAAGGCCACGTGAAAAAACTGCAGGAAGGAAACTATCTGAAGGAACCTGTGCGGGTTTCCCTGAGGAAAGAGGCAATCAAG AGAAAAGGCGTTGAAGATCCTCCTTCTGAAGACG agtCTGCGCAGTTCAAGAAACCCAGCAGGCCACTGACTAAG AAGAAAGCTGCTCCGAAATCTGTGGCgagaaagaagaggagaaatTAG
- the aldh9a1b gene encoding 4-trimethylaminobutyraldehyde dehydrogenase B, producing the protein MLRRLLAFPSRPKTAPTVSAVVRCLSSGSVDITVPLNFWAGRRRTSQENRDKENVYEPATGRVLCHLEPCGREEVDEAVKAAKSAFGPWSKMSGMERARIMIEAAHFIESRREEIAEMEVVNNGKSITEARLDVDSARLCIEYYAGLASTLAGQHVQLPGGSFAYTRREPLGVCVGIGAWNYPFQIAAWKSAPALACGNSMVFKPSPITPVTSVLLAEIYAEAGAPEGLFNVVQGGQETGSLLCHHPDVDKVSFTGSVPTGQKIMEMASKGIKPVTLELGGKSPLIIFKDSDLENAVKGALMANFLSQGQVCSNGTRVYVQKDVLAEFVEEVVKRTQAIAIGDPLLESTRMGALVSRPHLDKVLSFVEQAKKEGATVLCGGERFVPSDPKLKSGYYMTPCVLSDCTDDMMCVRDEIFGPVMSVLSFETEQEVLQRANNTTLGLAAGVFTRDVTRAHRVVEQLKAGSCFINNYNITPVEVPFGGFKMSGIGRENGQVTVEFYSQLKTVFVEMGDVDSLF; encoded by the exons ATGCTTCGGAGACTTCTGGCGTTCCCGTCGCGGCCTAAAACAGCTCCGACTGTATCTGCCGTCGTAAGGTGCTTGTCTTCGGGTTCGGTGGACATCACCGTCCCGCTGAACTTCTGGGCTGGACGGAGAAGGACCAGCCAAGAAAACCGCGACAAGGAAAACGTTTACGAACCAGCCACGG GCCGTGTCTTGTGTCATTTGGAGCCATGCGGCAGAGAGGAAGTAGATGAGGCCGTGAAGGCTGCTAAATCAGCCTTTGGTCCCTGGAGCAAAATGTCCGGGATGGAGCGGGCGAGGATCATGATAGAAGCTGCCCATTTTATAGAG AGCAGGAGAGAGGAGATCGCTGAAATGGAGGTGGTCAACAATGGGAAGTCCATCACAGAGGCCCGACTGGACGTGGACTCTGCCAGACTGTGTATAGAATACTACGCCGGACTGGCCAGCACTCTTGCAG GACAGCATGTTCAGTTGCCGGGGGGATCCTTCGCCTACACCCGCAGGGAGCCTCTGGGAGTGTGTGTGGGCATCGGCGCCTGGAATTATCCCTTCCAGATCGCTGCCTGGAAGTCTGCTCCAGCCCTGGCCTGTG GGAACTCGATGGTGTTCAAGCCGTCCCCAATCACACCAGTAACATCAGTGCTACTGGCAGAGATCTACGCTGAGGCTGGAGCTCCAGAGGGGCTGTTCAACGTGGTGCAGGGTGGACAGGAAACTGGCAGCTTACTGTGTCACCACCCCGATGTCGATAAGGTGTCCTTCACTGGAAGTGTGCCCACCGGACAGAAG ATCATGGAAATGGCATCGAAGGGGATCAAACCGGTGACTTTGGAGCTCGGAGGCAAATCTCCCCTCATCATATTTAAGGACAGCGATCTGGAGAACGCTGTGAAAGGAGCGCTCATGGCCAACTTCCTGTCTCAAGGACAG GTGTGCAGCAACGGCACCAGGGTGTACGTGCAGAAGGACGTCCTGGCCGAGTTTGTGGAGGAGGTGGTGAAAAGAACCCAGGCGATAGCAATAGGAGACCCTCTGCTGGAGAGCACCAGAATGGGAGCGCTGGTCAGCCGGCCACATCTGGACAAAGTGCTGTCCTTTGTCGAACAGGCGAAAAAAGAG GGAGCCACGGTGCTGTGTGGAGGAGAACGTTTTGTCCCATCGGACCCCAAACTTAAAAGTGGATACTACATGACTCCATGTGTCCTAA GCGACTGCACAGACGACATGATGTGTGTGAGAGATGAAATCTTCGGTCCTGTCATGTCTGTGCTGTCCTTCGAAACAGAACAGGAGGTTCTGCAGAGAGCCAACAACACAACATTGGGTCTGGCTGCAGGCGTCTTTACAAG GGATGTGACCCGAGCCCATCGTGTGGTGGAACAGCTCAAGGCCGGTTCCTGTTTCATCAACAACTACAACATCACTCCTGTGGAGGTTCCATTCGGAGGCTTCAAAATGTCAG GTATCGGGCGGGAGAACGGCCAGGTGACCGTGGAGTTCTACTCCCAGCTCAAGACCGTGTTTGTGGAGATGGGAGACGTGGACAGCCTGTTTTAG
- the prdx1 gene encoding peroxiredoxin-1, translating into MAAGNAKIGKLAPDFLAKAVMPDGQFQDLKLSDYRGKYVVFFFYPLDFTFVCPTEIIAFSDAAEEFRKIGCEVIAASVDSHFSHFAWTNTPRKQGGLGAMKIPLVSDTRRTISTDYGVLKEDEGIAYRGLFIIDDKGILRQITINDLPVGRSVEETLRLVQAFQFTDKHGEVCPAGWKPGSDTIKPDVQKSKDFFSKQ; encoded by the exons ATGGCTGCAGGCAACGCAAAGATTGGAAAACTGGCCCCAGACTTCTTGGCTAAAGCGGTGATGCCAGATGGACAGTTCCAGGACCTGAAGCTGTCAGATTATAGAG GAAAGTatgtcgtcttcttcttttatCCGCTGGACTTCACGTTCGTGTGTCCCACCGAGATCATCGCTTTTAGCGACGCTGCTGAGGAGTTTAGGAAGATTGGCTGCGAAGTCATCGctgcctctgtagactctcactTCTCCCATTTTGCATG GACAAACACACCACGTAAACAGGGCGGTCTGGGTGCCATGAAGATCCCACTTGTGTCTGACACGCGGCGCACCATCTCCACAGACTACGGTGTCCTGAAGGAGGATGAAGGCATCGCCTACAG GGGTCTGTTCATCATTGATGACAAGGGTATCCTGAGACAGATCACCATCAACGACCTCCCAGTTGGACGCTCCGTTGAGGAGACCTTGCGTTTGGTTCAAGCATTTCAGTTCACAGACAAACATGGAGAAG TCTGTCCAGCTGGCTGGAAACCAGGAAGTGACACCATCAAGCCAGACGTGCAGAAAAGCAAAGATTTCTTCTCCAAGCAGTAA